One Methylocapsa sp. D3K7 DNA window includes the following coding sequences:
- a CDS encoding peroxidase, producing the protein MLENDDIQHILLTRTPALTGRYEFLSFRNAASGRAWLSAIREKAQSAAEVMASVETDKRWVTVAFTWNGLRALGVDEDSLATFPEEFRQGMVARAEMLGDTGENHPNNWVGSLASPDLHAIAILFARDAAERNRCQAEHAKLVAQCEGVEVLSVLDLEATPPFEYAHDHFGYRDRLSQPVIEGTGEVPTPGTGASLKPGEFILGYPDEDGPPANLPQPEILSRNGSYMAYRRLEEHVGKFRDFLREHGKTPEEQELIAAKLMGRWRSGAPLVLAPDKDDPALGADPQRNNDFNYKQMDPHGYAVPLGSHMRRMNPRDTAHNMNRRRMIRRGATYGPHLPEKAAEDGAERGIAAFVICASLIRQFEFAQNVWANDRNFHELGNERDPIIGNQDGTLEFKIPKRPIRKKITGLPAFTTVRGGAYFFLPGIKALRYLATLDDVH; encoded by the coding sequence ATGCTTGAAAACGACGACATCCAGCACATCCTGCTGACCCGCACGCCCGCGCTCACGGGGCGATACGAATTTCTTTCGTTTCGCAACGCAGCGAGCGGACGGGCCTGGCTGTCGGCGATTCGGGAAAAGGCGCAGTCGGCCGCGGAAGTCATGGCTTCGGTCGAAACGGACAAACGCTGGGTAACGGTGGCCTTCACCTGGAACGGTCTGCGCGCACTAGGCGTGGATGAGGATTCGCTGGCCACCTTCCCCGAAGAGTTCAGACAGGGCATGGTCGCCCGCGCGGAAATGCTCGGCGATACGGGGGAGAATCATCCCAACAACTGGGTGGGCAGCCTCGCCAGCCCGGACCTCCACGCCATCGCTATCCTGTTCGCCCGTGACGCAGCCGAGCGCAATCGCTGTCAGGCCGAACACGCCAAACTCGTCGCACAGTGCGAAGGCGTTGAGGTGCTCTCCGTGCTGGACCTGGAGGCAACGCCGCCGTTCGAGTACGCGCATGACCATTTCGGCTACCGCGACCGGCTTTCCCAGCCGGTCATCGAGGGCACTGGCGAAGTGCCAACGCCCGGCACCGGCGCGTCGCTCAAGCCGGGCGAATTCATCCTCGGCTACCCGGATGAAGACGGGCCGCCCGCCAATCTGCCGCAACCAGAAATTCTTTCCCGCAACGGCAGCTACATGGCTTATCGCCGCCTGGAAGAGCATGTCGGCAAGTTCCGCGACTTCCTGCGCGAGCACGGCAAGACGCCCGAAGAACAGGAACTGATTGCGGCAAAGCTGATGGGCCGCTGGCGCAGCGGCGCACCTTTGGTGCTGGCACCCGACAAGGATGATCCGGCGCTCGGTGCCGATCCGCAGCGCAACAACGACTTCAACTATAAACAGATGGACCCGCATGGCTATGCGGTGCCGCTCGGCTCGCACATGCGGCGCATGAATCCCCGCGACACGGCGCACAATATGAACCGCCGCCGCATGATCCGCCGCGGCGCCACCTATGGCCCTCACCTGCCGGAGAAAGCAGCGGAAGACGGGGCCGAGCGTGGCATTGCTGCTTTCGTGATCTGCGCGAGCCTCATCCGCCAGTTCGAGTTCGCGCAAAACGTCTGGGCAAACGACCGGAACTTTCACGAGCTTGGTAACGAACGCGACCCGATCATCGGCAACCAGGACGGCACGCTCGAATTCAAAATCCCTAAACGCCCGATCCGCAAAAAGATCACCGGCCTTCCAGCATTCACCACCGTGCGGGGCGGCGCCTACTTCTTCCTTCCTGGTATCAAGGCGCTTCGATATCTTGCGACATTGGATGATGTCCATTGA
- a CDS encoding transporter: protein MRQKAKHGVLRAIIAQVVTSLATLLAPLTAMAESTIVGADQATAAGEDTAPESLRVNNGFDLTRPQTAFEVRGLDETSSNDTSETNRAQMALRLEGMIPLDVGWRLGVHAQVPLVQKTTTDFETGSADHEFGLGDASFQAVVAYAINDRWAAAVGTRVVAQTAAGSLGSGEWQVQPGFGVRYMLSELGEDCYFVPSMRYATSIPGNAQARRISEPQIAPTLNIDFPGPLFITFYPSNDIRINYGAPIAGQTGRLFLPFDALIGVRLSDQVALSLEGSVPIVKAYPVYNFKTEMKLRILF, encoded by the coding sequence ATGCGCCAAAAAGCAAAGCACGGCGTTTTGCGGGCGATCATAGCTCAGGTCGTGACCAGTCTGGCAACGCTCCTTGCGCCGCTCACAGCGATGGCCGAATCTACTATTGTGGGCGCAGACCAAGCGACGGCTGCCGGTGAAGATACTGCACCGGAGTCGCTTCGCGTGAACAATGGCTTTGACCTTACCCGTCCTCAGACCGCGTTTGAAGTGCGCGGTTTGGACGAGACTTCTTCGAACGATACGAGCGAGACGAACCGGGCCCAAATGGCCTTGCGGTTGGAAGGCATGATCCCCCTCGATGTTGGCTGGCGCCTGGGTGTGCACGCGCAGGTTCCCCTCGTGCAAAAAACGACCACTGATTTTGAGACAGGAAGTGCTGATCACGAGTTTGGACTTGGCGATGCGTCCTTTCAGGCGGTTGTTGCGTATGCGATAAACGACCGCTGGGCTGCCGCCGTGGGAACGCGCGTGGTCGCGCAAACCGCGGCCGGCAGCCTTGGAAGCGGCGAATGGCAAGTCCAGCCGGGGTTCGGCGTACGCTATATGCTGTCCGAATTGGGGGAGGATTGCTATTTTGTTCCTTCAATGCGCTATGCGACGAGCATCCCGGGCAATGCACAAGCACGAAGGATCAGCGAACCCCAGATCGCCCCTACCCTCAATATCGATTTTCCTGGCCCCTTATTTATAACCTTTTACCCAAGCAACGATATTCGCATCAATTATGGAGCGCCCATAGCTGGTCAGACCGGACGGCTATTCCTCCCCTTCGATGCCTTGATTGGCGTGCGGCTAAGTGACCAGGTGGCACTCTCCCTTGAAGGCAGCGTGCCAATCGTCAAAGCCTACCCGGTTTACAATTTCAAGACCGAGATGAAGCTGCGGATACTGTTTTGA
- a CDS encoding NAD(P)/FAD-dependent oxidoreductase, with the protein MKRDRSIDIIVIGAGPAGVLAALRAADLGARTMLVTRAEFGGMAANDGPVPVRTLAHAARLIREARQLGQYGIGVGKPVLDYPRLLARVREVVDDVSAHSSLRRQIDSLGVIVHEHAGVARFADQHTVETEDGLRLQAEKIIICTGGVSRRLSVPGFELTSTHSDAWGLTSVPSSMLIIGAGATGVQIASIFNAFGSRIQLFQTGPRILPSEDEDVSTAVTAAFRDSCIVVHENFGAIESFEKTPTGVRMIFSRNGNRDSAEATLAVVAVGWVADSAGLRLATAGVETDHRGFVQVDEYLRTSTPHIFAAGDITGRLMLVPQAIQDGFVAATNAVLGPTMKIGDPVSPIGSFTDPEYAQVGLTETKARETHDVVTAVVRFDSTTRTIIDGRTMGFCKLIVDRTTCRILGCHVVGERAVEITQIAAIAIAARMRVNDLAHIPLSFPTYAGILARVAASATRELNLEVGWQAHQAESARHQF; encoded by the coding sequence TTGAAACGGGATAGGTCGATTGACATCATCGTTATCGGCGCTGGACCGGCGGGCGTACTCGCCGCCCTGCGAGCTGCGGATCTGGGCGCGCGTACCATGCTGGTAACTCGCGCTGAATTTGGCGGCATGGCCGCGAACGACGGACCAGTTCCGGTGCGGACCCTAGCCCATGCTGCCCGGCTGATTCGTGAAGCTCGACAGTTGGGTCAATATGGTATCGGCGTGGGCAAGCCGGTCCTGGATTATCCCCGGCTGCTCGCGCGCGTGCGCGAGGTCGTCGACGATGTGAGTGCGCATTCTTCCTTGCGCCGGCAGATCGATTCCCTGGGCGTGATAGTCCACGAGCACGCCGGTGTTGCGCGCTTCGCCGACCAGCACACTGTCGAGACCGAAGACGGCCTGAGGCTTCAGGCTGAAAAGATCATCATTTGCACGGGCGGTGTGAGCCGGCGGCTCTCAGTTCCCGGCTTCGAGTTGACAAGTACACATAGCGACGCCTGGGGATTGACCTCCGTCCCTTCGTCGATGTTGATCATTGGCGCCGGAGCAACAGGGGTGCAGATCGCCTCGATTTTCAACGCATTTGGCTCACGAATCCAACTCTTCCAGACTGGCCCACGCATCCTGCCGAGTGAGGATGAAGATGTATCGACAGCGGTTACGGCGGCGTTCCGCGACTCATGCATCGTGGTGCATGAGAACTTCGGCGCCATCGAGTCTTTCGAGAAGACCCCGACGGGGGTCCGAATGATCTTCTCCAGGAACGGCAACCGGGACAGCGCCGAGGCGACACTAGCGGTCGTGGCGGTAGGCTGGGTCGCCGATTCTGCCGGGCTGAGGCTCGCTACGGCTGGAGTCGAGACCGATCATCGAGGGTTCGTGCAGGTTGATGAGTATCTGCGGACTTCCACGCCACATATCTTCGCCGCTGGGGACATTACCGGTCGCCTGATGTTGGTCCCTCAAGCAATACAGGACGGCTTCGTGGCGGCCACCAACGCCGTGCTGGGCCCGACCATGAAGATTGGGGACCCTGTGAGTCCTATCGGCAGCTTCACGGACCCGGAGTATGCCCAGGTGGGTCTCACTGAAACAAAGGCGCGTGAAACACACGATGTCGTGACCGCAGTTGTACGCTTCGACTCGACCACGCGCACAATCATTGACGGGCGCACGATGGGCTTTTGCAAACTGATCGTCGACCGCACGACCTGCAGGATATTGGGCTGCCACGTTGTTGGTGAGCGGGCAGTGGAGATCACCCAGATAGCGGCGATAGCCATCGCCGCCAGGATGCGGGTGAACGACTTGGCTCATATCCCGCTCTCGTTTCCTACCTACGCAGGAATATTGGCTCGCGTTGCGGCCAGCGCGACACGCGAACTCAATCTTGAAGTGGGTTGGCAAGCCCATCAAGCAGAGAGCGCCCGGCATCAATTCTGA